In a genomic window of Pseudoliparis swirei isolate HS2019 ecotype Mariana Trench chromosome 20, NWPU_hadal_v1, whole genome shotgun sequence:
- the baz1b gene encoding tyrosine-protein kinase BAZ1B isoform X3, whose translation MAPLLGRKPYPLAKPLAEPPGPGEEVYTVEHTKEAFRNKEEFETRLQRYSEHIWTCKSTGSSQLTHSEAWEEEQEVTELLQEEYPQWFEKPVLEMVHHNTVSLDKLVEMAWLEILTKYAVDEECDFLVGKEKSLQVKVVKIHPLDNPEGESGEKKLEGACDSPSSDKENASQENQRKEPPPREEDNRRESLSERARRSPRKLPIALKEEKKRWVMPKFLPHKYDVKLVNEDKVISDVPADSLYRTERPPTKEIMRYFIRHYALRLGMGESAPWVVEDELVKKFNLPSKFSDFLLDPHKFLAENPSAKRKSLSSPEGKPNKRPKAPDMPGEDSGNEKAEKKKRRRKKDSLGMPLSPTIWGHMQKMNGSPLKMKNSGTPKKGDGKGSAPSTPKSSRKSGDKKDGMKTGKSADKKLNVLKASGKDGKAAAKSPKMKQMTLLHLAKSTVAGSPKKRVRGAAGGTGTPKLGKPLHPMALHLLRYYKENKGKEDKRNSLSSLISKAAKALSPEDRGRLPEELRELVHKRWELLEQKKRWAAMSEEEKQEEMKKKREEIKEKLREKAKERREKETLVRRALSRRYEDQDIRGGRSLPGFRLVDTPEGLPNALFGDVAMVVDFLHCYAGLLMPDGQYPVTAVALMEALAGERSGFLYLNRVLVVLLQTLLQDELAEGYGELDIPLSEIPLTMHSASELARLCLRPCDAHGEESNRGSLDAAPAGFDDVVTSEFLEKLETVEVFELGPEEKVGLLVALCHRILMTYSVEDHVDAMQQRSAEVWKERLAVLKEANDRKRAEKQLRKEMEVKGEKKKDGGVKKEVKKEVKVEPEPEDMISSVKSRRLMSMQAKKEKEETDRQNKERMEKGAEEERVRKQRASVEKAFQEGITKARLVTRRTPLGTDRNHNRYWIFSDVVPGLYIEKGWVPESIEYHFAPPPEEEAAEEEEEEEEEDGESAAAQDSQGAEKDDGSTEGAVGEGAQQGAADVCIETTIPNQGQNLWFICDNTAELEQLVESLHPQGVRESNLKAKIQSRYQDILHSVHLTRKAKLGLRTCDGDSELLSYLRSDIQEVASRLHKGGLGYLDDYVDLEEQLKDTEDLKAFGECIITIQACVIKKFLQGFMAPKQKKKKRQAGEESGGSKAEELDDEKRLAEEARVATAVEKWKTALREALTFSRTHVLLGMLDACIKWDMSAENARCKVCRRKGDDEKLILCDECNKAFHLFCLRPALYGIPTGEWLCPACQPTVARRGSRSRNYNQDTEEEEDEEESEKEESEEESEEENDYKATGHSLRPRKKNKPSSSSRQKVSKSKARKSTSSKPPRSGPASPADIEELVRQSSQSGVRRQVVELEKCEEILKKLIKFRYSWPFSK comes from the exons ATGGCCCCGCTGTTAGGCCGGAAGCCGTATCCGCTGGCTAAGCCGCTAGCCGAGCCACCGGGCCCGGGAGAGGAGGTCTACACCGTGGAGCACACCAAGGAGGCCTTCAGGAACAAAGA AGAGTTTGAGACGCGCTTGCAGAGGTACAGCGAGCACATCTGGACATGCAAGAGCACCGGCAGCAGCCAGCTCACTCACAGCGAGGCgtgggaggaggaacaggaagtcaccGAACT GCTTCAGGAGGAGTATCCCCAGTGGTTCGAGAAGCCGGTCCTGGAGATGGTCCACCACAACACGGTGTCTCTAGACAAGCTGGTGGAAATGGCCTGGCTCGAAATCCTCACCAAATATGCTGTGGATGAAGAGTGTGACTTCCTG GTGGGGAAGGAGAAGAGCCTgcaggtgaaggtggtgaagatcCATCCCCTCGACAACCCGGAGGGCGAGTCGGGGGAGAAGAAGCTGGAAGGCGCCTGTGACTCTCCGTCCAGCGACAAGGAGAACGCCAGCCAGGAGAACCAGAGGAAAGAGCCTCCCCCCAGAGAAGAAGACAACCGGCGGGAGAGTCTCA GTGAGCGAGCACGCCGCTCGCCAAGGAAACTTCCCATCGccttgaaggaggagaagaagagatggGTGATGCCCAAATTCCTCCCCCATAAGTACGACGTGAAGCTCGTCAATGAGGACAAG GTGATCAGCGACGTCCCCGCCGACAGCCTCTACCGGACGGAGCGTCCTCCCACCAAGGAGATCATGCGCTACTTCATCAGGCACTACGCCCTGAGGCTGGGCATGGGCGAGAGCGCCCCCTGGGTGGTGGAGGATGAACTGGTGAAGAAATTTAACTTGcccagcaaattcagcgacttTCTTCTGGATCCACACAAG TTTTTAGCAGAGAATCCGTCTGCAAAGCGGAAGAGCTTGTCATCTCCAGAGGGAAAACCCAACAAGAGGCCGAAGGCCCCCGACATGCCGGGGGAGGACTCTGGAAACGAGAAggccgagaagaagaagaggaggagaaagaaggacTCGTTGGGAATGCCGCTCAGCCCAACCATCTGGGGCCACATGCAG AAGATGAATGGCTCTCCACTTAAGATGAAGAACTCCGGAACCCCAAAGAAAGGAGACGGCAAAGGCTCAGCTCCCTCCACGCCCAAGTCCAGCCGGAAGTCCGGGGACAAGAAGGACGGAATGAAGACGGGAAAGAGCGCCGACAAGAAGCTGAACGTCCTCAAAGCGTCCGGGAAGGACGGGAAAGCTGCAGCCAAGAGCCCGAAGATGAAGCAGATGACTCTGCTGCACCTGGCCAAGAGCACGGTGGCCGGCAGCCCCAAGAAGAGGGTCCGCGGCGCCGCCGGCGGCACGGGGACGCCCAAGCTGGGCAAGCCTCTGCACCCCATGGCCCTGCACCTCCTCCGCTACTACAAGGAGAACAAGGGcaaggaggacaagaggaactccctctcctccctcatctccaAGGCGGCAAAGGCCTTGTCCCCGGAGGACCGGGGCCGGCTGCCGGAGGAGCTCCGGGAGCTGGTGCACAAGCGCTGGGAACTCctggagcagaagaagaggtgGGCGGCCATgagcgaggaggagaagcaggaggagatgaagaagaaacgcGAGGAGATCAAGGAGAAGCTGCGCGAGAAGGCCAAAGAGCGGCGGGAGAAGGAGACGCTGGTCCGCCGAGCGCTGTCCCGCCGCTACGAGGACCAGGACAtccggggggggcggagcctgccaGGCTTCCGGCTGGTGGACACGCCGGAGGGGCTGCCCAACGCGCTGTTCGGCGACGTGGccatggtggtggacttcctgCACTGCTACGCCGGGCTGCTGATGCCCGACGGCCAGTACCCCGTCACGGCCGTGGCGCTGATGGAGGCGCTGGCGGGCGAGCGCTCCGGCTTCCTGTACCTGAACCGcgtgctggtggtgctgctgcAGACGCTGCTGCAGGACGAGCTGGCCGAGGGCTACGGCGAGCTGGACATCCCGCTGTCCGAGATCCCGCTCACCATGCACTCGGCGTCGGAGCTGGCCCGGCTGTGCCTGAGGCCGTGCGACGCCCACGGCGAGGAGAGCAACCGGGGCTCGCTGGACGCCGCGCCGGCCGGCTTCGACGACGTGGTGACCAGCGagttcctggagaagctggAGACCGTGGAGGTGTTCGAGCTCGGCCCCGAGGAGAAGGTCGGCCTGCTGGTGGCGCTGTGCCACCGCATCCTCATGACCTACtcggtggaggaccacgtggacGCCATGCAGCAGCGCTCGGCCGAGGTGTGGAAGGAGCGCCTGGCCGTGCTGAAGGAGGCCAACGACCGCAAGAGGGCCGAGAAGCAGCTGAGGAAGGAGatggaggtcaaag gcgagaaaaagaaagacggaGGTGtgaagaaggaggtgaagaaggaagTGAAGGTGGAGCCTGAGCCGGAGGACATGATCAGCTCGGTGAAGAGCCGGCGGCTCATGAGCATGCAGgccaagaaggagaaggaggagacggaCCGGCAGAACAAAG agcgcATGGAGAAGGGTGCTGAGGAGGAGCGGGTGCGTAAGCAGCGGGCGTCGGTAGAGAAGGCTTTTCAGGAAGGCATCACCAAGGCCCGCCTCGTCACCCGCAGGACCCCGCTGGGAACGGACCGGAACCACAACCG ATATTGGATTTTCTCTGACGTGGTCCCCGGCCTCTACATTGAGAAGGGCTGGGTGCCCGAGAGCATCGAGTACCACTTCGCCCCCCCGCCCGAGGAGGAGgcagccgaggaggaggaggaggaggaggaagaggacggagaGTCGGCCGCTGCGCAGGATTCACAAG GAGCTGAGAAGGACGATGGCAGCACAGAGGGTGCAGTTGGGGAgggagcccagcagggggcagcagacgTCTGCATAGAAACTACCATTCCTAACCAAGGACAGAACCTCTG GTTCATCTGTGACAACACGGCGGAGCTGGAGCAGCTGGTGGAGAGCCTCCACCCTCAGGGGGTAAGGGAGAGCAACCTGAAGGCCAAGATCCAGAGCAG gtACCAGGACATCCTCCACTCGGTGCACCTGACCCGCAAGGCCAAGCTGGGCCTCCGGACCTGCGACGGCGACTCGGAGCTGCTCAGCTACCTGCGCAGCGACATCCAGGAGGTGGCCTCCCGCCTCCACAAGGGGGGCCTGGGCTACCTGGACGACTACGTCGACCTCGAGGAGCAG CTGAAGGACACGGAGGACCTGAAGGCCTTCGGCGAGTGCATCATCACCATCCAGGCCTGCGTCATCAAGAAGTTCCTGCAGGGCTTCATGGCGcccaagcagaagaagaagaagaggcaggCGGGCGAGGAGAGCGGCGGCAGCAAGGCGGAGGAGCTGGACGACGAGAAGCGGCTGGCGGAGGAGGCGCGG GTGGCCACGGCGGTGGAGAAGTGGAAGACGGCCCTCCGAGAGGCGCTGACCTTCTCCCGCACGCACGTCCTGCTGGGCATGCTGGACGCCTGCATCAAATGGGACATGTCGGCCGAGAACGCTCGCTGCAAAGTCTGCAGGAGGAAAG GTGACGATGAGAAGCTGATCCTGTGTGACGAGTGCAACAAGGCCTTCCACCTGTTCTGCCTGCGCCCGGCGCTGTACGGCATCCCCACCGGGGAGTGGCTATGCCCGGCCTGCCAGCCCACGGTGGCCCGGCGGGGGTCCCGGTCCAG GAACTACAACCAGGAcacggaagaagaggaagacgaggaggagtcagagaaggaggagtcagaggaggagtcagaggaggagaacgaCTACAAGGCCACGGGTCACAGCT TGAGaccgaggaagaagaacaagcccTCGTCTTCATCGCGGCAGAAGGTTTCAAAAAGCAAAGCCAGGAAGTCGACGTCCTCCAAGCCGCCGAGGTCCGGCCCCGCCAGCCCGGCAGACATCGAGGAGCTG GTCAGACAGAGCTCCCAGAGCGGCGTGCGCAGGCAGgtggtggagctggagaagtGCGAAGAAATCCTCAAGAAACTGATCAAGTTCCGCTACAGCTGGCCCTTCAG TAAATAA
- the baz1b gene encoding tyrosine-protein kinase BAZ1B isoform X1, producing MAPLLGRKPYPLAKPLAEPPGPGEEVYTVEHTKEAFRNKEEFETRLQRYSEHIWTCKSTGSSQLTHSEAWEEEQEVTELLQEEYPQWFEKPVLEMVHHNTVSLDKLVEMAWLEILTKYAVDEECDFLVGKEKSLQVKVVKIHPLDNPEGESGEKKLEGACDSPSSDKENASQENQRKEPPPREEDNRRESLSERARRSPRKLPIALKEEKKRWVMPKFLPHKYDVKLVNEDKVISDVPADSLYRTERPPTKEIMRYFIRHYALRLGMGESAPWVVEDELVKKFNLPSKFSDFLLDPHKFLAENPSAKRKSLSSPEGKPNKRPKAPDMPGEDSGNEKAEKKKRRRKKDSLGMPLSPTIWGHMQKMNGSPLKMKNSGTPKKGDGKGSAPSTPKSSRKSGDKKDGMKTGKSADKKLNVLKASGKDGKAAAKSPKMKQMTLLHLAKSTVAGSPKKRVRGAAGGTGTPKLGKPLHPMALHLLRYYKENKGKEDKRNSLSSLISKAAKALSPEDRGRLPEELRELVHKRWELLEQKKRWAAMSEEEKQEEMKKKREEIKEKLREKAKERREKETLVRRALSRRYEDQDIRGGRSLPGFRLVDTPEGLPNALFGDVAMVVDFLHCYAGLLMPDGQYPVTAVALMEALAGERSGFLYLNRVLVVLLQTLLQDELAEGYGELDIPLSEIPLTMHSASELARLCLRPCDAHGEESNRGSLDAAPAGFDDVVTSEFLEKLETVEVFELGPEEKVGLLVALCHRILMTYSVEDHVDAMQQRSAEVWKERLAVLKEANDRKRAEKQLRKEMEVKGEKKKDGGVKKEVKKEVKVEPEPEDMISSVKSRRLMSMQAKKEKEETDRQNKERMEKGAEEERVRKQRASVEKAFQEGITKARLVTRRTPLGTDRNHNRYWIFSDVVPGLYIEKGWVPESIEYHFAPPPEEEAAEEEEEEEEEDGESAAAQDSQGAEKDDGSTEGAVGEGAQQGAADVCIETTIPNQGQNLWFICDNTAELEQLVESLHPQGVRESNLKAKIQSRYQDILHSVHLTRKAKLGLRTCDGDSELLSYLRSDIQEVASRLHKGGLGYLDDYVDLEEQLKDTEDLKAFGECIITIQACVIKKFLQGFMAPKQKKKKRQAGEESGGSKAEELDDEKRLAEEARVATAVEKWKTALREALTFSRTHVLLGMLDACIKWDMSAENARCKVCRRKGDDEKLILCDECNKAFHLFCLRPALYGIPTGEWLCPACQPTVARRGSRSRNYNQDTEEEEDEEESEKEESEEESEEENDYKATGHSLRPRKKNKPSSSSRQKVSKSKARKSTSSKPPRSGPASPADIEELVRQSSQSGVRRQVVELEKCEEILKKLIKFRYSWPFREPVSAEEAEDYLDIISQPMDFSSMLAKLRRALYRHPQDFLEDLKLVFSNAERYNRPGSGVLLCLSRTERSFTELLAKLLPGRAYLRRRARKRISQAPATSEEEEEEEEEEEEEEEEEEEEEEEEPKKKMQNGKSNGKKSRNARGRREEESEEEEEEEEEDDGGQRRSKRTSTASGRRDYREQESDGEQDTRRTRQRGGRGLEGGAGRQQDLSSNQQQRHSKRQKRS from the exons ATGGCCCCGCTGTTAGGCCGGAAGCCGTATCCGCTGGCTAAGCCGCTAGCCGAGCCACCGGGCCCGGGAGAGGAGGTCTACACCGTGGAGCACACCAAGGAGGCCTTCAGGAACAAAGA AGAGTTTGAGACGCGCTTGCAGAGGTACAGCGAGCACATCTGGACATGCAAGAGCACCGGCAGCAGCCAGCTCACTCACAGCGAGGCgtgggaggaggaacaggaagtcaccGAACT GCTTCAGGAGGAGTATCCCCAGTGGTTCGAGAAGCCGGTCCTGGAGATGGTCCACCACAACACGGTGTCTCTAGACAAGCTGGTGGAAATGGCCTGGCTCGAAATCCTCACCAAATATGCTGTGGATGAAGAGTGTGACTTCCTG GTGGGGAAGGAGAAGAGCCTgcaggtgaaggtggtgaagatcCATCCCCTCGACAACCCGGAGGGCGAGTCGGGGGAGAAGAAGCTGGAAGGCGCCTGTGACTCTCCGTCCAGCGACAAGGAGAACGCCAGCCAGGAGAACCAGAGGAAAGAGCCTCCCCCCAGAGAAGAAGACAACCGGCGGGAGAGTCTCA GTGAGCGAGCACGCCGCTCGCCAAGGAAACTTCCCATCGccttgaaggaggagaagaagagatggGTGATGCCCAAATTCCTCCCCCATAAGTACGACGTGAAGCTCGTCAATGAGGACAAG GTGATCAGCGACGTCCCCGCCGACAGCCTCTACCGGACGGAGCGTCCTCCCACCAAGGAGATCATGCGCTACTTCATCAGGCACTACGCCCTGAGGCTGGGCATGGGCGAGAGCGCCCCCTGGGTGGTGGAGGATGAACTGGTGAAGAAATTTAACTTGcccagcaaattcagcgacttTCTTCTGGATCCACACAAG TTTTTAGCAGAGAATCCGTCTGCAAAGCGGAAGAGCTTGTCATCTCCAGAGGGAAAACCCAACAAGAGGCCGAAGGCCCCCGACATGCCGGGGGAGGACTCTGGAAACGAGAAggccgagaagaagaagaggaggagaaagaaggacTCGTTGGGAATGCCGCTCAGCCCAACCATCTGGGGCCACATGCAG AAGATGAATGGCTCTCCACTTAAGATGAAGAACTCCGGAACCCCAAAGAAAGGAGACGGCAAAGGCTCAGCTCCCTCCACGCCCAAGTCCAGCCGGAAGTCCGGGGACAAGAAGGACGGAATGAAGACGGGAAAGAGCGCCGACAAGAAGCTGAACGTCCTCAAAGCGTCCGGGAAGGACGGGAAAGCTGCAGCCAAGAGCCCGAAGATGAAGCAGATGACTCTGCTGCACCTGGCCAAGAGCACGGTGGCCGGCAGCCCCAAGAAGAGGGTCCGCGGCGCCGCCGGCGGCACGGGGACGCCCAAGCTGGGCAAGCCTCTGCACCCCATGGCCCTGCACCTCCTCCGCTACTACAAGGAGAACAAGGGcaaggaggacaagaggaactccctctcctccctcatctccaAGGCGGCAAAGGCCTTGTCCCCGGAGGACCGGGGCCGGCTGCCGGAGGAGCTCCGGGAGCTGGTGCACAAGCGCTGGGAACTCctggagcagaagaagaggtgGGCGGCCATgagcgaggaggagaagcaggaggagatgaagaagaaacgcGAGGAGATCAAGGAGAAGCTGCGCGAGAAGGCCAAAGAGCGGCGGGAGAAGGAGACGCTGGTCCGCCGAGCGCTGTCCCGCCGCTACGAGGACCAGGACAtccggggggggcggagcctgccaGGCTTCCGGCTGGTGGACACGCCGGAGGGGCTGCCCAACGCGCTGTTCGGCGACGTGGccatggtggtggacttcctgCACTGCTACGCCGGGCTGCTGATGCCCGACGGCCAGTACCCCGTCACGGCCGTGGCGCTGATGGAGGCGCTGGCGGGCGAGCGCTCCGGCTTCCTGTACCTGAACCGcgtgctggtggtgctgctgcAGACGCTGCTGCAGGACGAGCTGGCCGAGGGCTACGGCGAGCTGGACATCCCGCTGTCCGAGATCCCGCTCACCATGCACTCGGCGTCGGAGCTGGCCCGGCTGTGCCTGAGGCCGTGCGACGCCCACGGCGAGGAGAGCAACCGGGGCTCGCTGGACGCCGCGCCGGCCGGCTTCGACGACGTGGTGACCAGCGagttcctggagaagctggAGACCGTGGAGGTGTTCGAGCTCGGCCCCGAGGAGAAGGTCGGCCTGCTGGTGGCGCTGTGCCACCGCATCCTCATGACCTACtcggtggaggaccacgtggacGCCATGCAGCAGCGCTCGGCCGAGGTGTGGAAGGAGCGCCTGGCCGTGCTGAAGGAGGCCAACGACCGCAAGAGGGCCGAGAAGCAGCTGAGGAAGGAGatggaggtcaaag gcgagaaaaagaaagacggaGGTGtgaagaaggaggtgaagaaggaagTGAAGGTGGAGCCTGAGCCGGAGGACATGATCAGCTCGGTGAAGAGCCGGCGGCTCATGAGCATGCAGgccaagaaggagaaggaggagacggaCCGGCAGAACAAAG agcgcATGGAGAAGGGTGCTGAGGAGGAGCGGGTGCGTAAGCAGCGGGCGTCGGTAGAGAAGGCTTTTCAGGAAGGCATCACCAAGGCCCGCCTCGTCACCCGCAGGACCCCGCTGGGAACGGACCGGAACCACAACCG ATATTGGATTTTCTCTGACGTGGTCCCCGGCCTCTACATTGAGAAGGGCTGGGTGCCCGAGAGCATCGAGTACCACTTCGCCCCCCCGCCCGAGGAGGAGgcagccgaggaggaggaggaggaggaggaagaggacggagaGTCGGCCGCTGCGCAGGATTCACAAG GAGCTGAGAAGGACGATGGCAGCACAGAGGGTGCAGTTGGGGAgggagcccagcagggggcagcagacgTCTGCATAGAAACTACCATTCCTAACCAAGGACAGAACCTCTG GTTCATCTGTGACAACACGGCGGAGCTGGAGCAGCTGGTGGAGAGCCTCCACCCTCAGGGGGTAAGGGAGAGCAACCTGAAGGCCAAGATCCAGAGCAG gtACCAGGACATCCTCCACTCGGTGCACCTGACCCGCAAGGCCAAGCTGGGCCTCCGGACCTGCGACGGCGACTCGGAGCTGCTCAGCTACCTGCGCAGCGACATCCAGGAGGTGGCCTCCCGCCTCCACAAGGGGGGCCTGGGCTACCTGGACGACTACGTCGACCTCGAGGAGCAG CTGAAGGACACGGAGGACCTGAAGGCCTTCGGCGAGTGCATCATCACCATCCAGGCCTGCGTCATCAAGAAGTTCCTGCAGGGCTTCATGGCGcccaagcagaagaagaagaagaggcaggCGGGCGAGGAGAGCGGCGGCAGCAAGGCGGAGGAGCTGGACGACGAGAAGCGGCTGGCGGAGGAGGCGCGG GTGGCCACGGCGGTGGAGAAGTGGAAGACGGCCCTCCGAGAGGCGCTGACCTTCTCCCGCACGCACGTCCTGCTGGGCATGCTGGACGCCTGCATCAAATGGGACATGTCGGCCGAGAACGCTCGCTGCAAAGTCTGCAGGAGGAAAG GTGACGATGAGAAGCTGATCCTGTGTGACGAGTGCAACAAGGCCTTCCACCTGTTCTGCCTGCGCCCGGCGCTGTACGGCATCCCCACCGGGGAGTGGCTATGCCCGGCCTGCCAGCCCACGGTGGCCCGGCGGGGGTCCCGGTCCAG GAACTACAACCAGGAcacggaagaagaggaagacgaggaggagtcagagaaggaggagtcagaggaggagtcagaggaggagaacgaCTACAAGGCCACGGGTCACAGCT TGAGaccgaggaagaagaacaagcccTCGTCTTCATCGCGGCAGAAGGTTTCAAAAAGCAAAGCCAGGAAGTCGACGTCCTCCAAGCCGCCGAGGTCCGGCCCCGCCAGCCCGGCAGACATCGAGGAGCTG GTCAGACAGAGCTCCCAGAGCGGCGTGCGCAGGCAGgtggtggagctggagaagtGCGAAGAAATCCTCAAGAAACTGATCAAGTTCCGCTACAGCTGGCCCTTCAG GGAGCCCGTGTCGGCAGAGGAGGCCGAGGACTACCTGGACATCATTTCCCAGCCCATGGACTTCAGCTCCATGCTGGCGAAGCTGCGCCGGGCGTTGTACCGACACCCTCAGGACTTCCTGGAGGACCTGAAGCTGGTGTTCTCCAACGCGGAGCGGTACAACCGGCCGGGCAGCGGCGTGCTGCTCTGCCTGAGCCGCACGGAGCGCAGCTTCACCGAGCTGCTCGCCAAGCTGCTGCCCGGCCGCGCCTACCTGCGGCGCCGCGCGCGCAAACGCATCAGCCAGGCGCCCGCCacgtcggaggaggaggaggaggaggaggaggaggaggaggaggaggaggaggaggaggaggaggaggaggaggaggaaccaaagaaaaaaatgcagaacGGCAAATCGAACggaaagaaaagcagaaatGCTCGAGgacgaagagaggaggagagtgaggaggaggaggaggaggaagaagaagatgatggcggccagaggaggagtaagaggacCTCCACCGCCTCAGGTAGGAGGGATTACAGGGAGCAGGAGAGCGACGGCGAGCAGGACACTCGGAGAACTCGTCagcgaggggggcggggcctcgaggggggggcgggccgccaGCAGGACCTGTCCTCCAATCAGCAGCAGCGACATTCCAAGAGACAGAAACGCTCATGA